The Streptomyces sp. NBC_01276 genome contains the following window.
CGGGCCGTGCGGCCGTAGCCGCGCGCGTCCATGGAGGCGGCGACGGCCACCGAACGCTCCAGGGCCCCCTCCAGTACCGGCAGCCCGATCTGGAGGACGGCCTTCACCCCGCCGGTGGGCCGGCCGCGCAGCCTGCGCGCGGTGCGCAGCCGGGCCACGTCCGCGACCATGTTCGGCGCGAACGTCATGGCGACGACGACCGCCACGCCCACCTCGTACAGGGCGGCGGGCAGCGACTTCAGCAGCCGCGCCGGATTGGCCAGGGCGTTGGCGGCGCCGACGCAGATGAGCAGCGCGGCCAGCTTCGCGCCGTCGTAGAAGGCGAAGACCAGCTGTTCGGCGGTGACCCGGCCGCCGAGGCGGATGCCCTGCGCCCAGCCGGGCAGCGGGAGCTCGGGCAGCGTGACCAGGACGTGCGCGCCGGGGAGGGGGGAACCGAGCAGCACGGAGAAGAGGAGCCGCAGCCCGATGACGAAGAGGCCGAGCCGGACGAACGCGCCGTAGGAGCGGGCCCAGGGCGCGGCGGTGCGCCGGACGGCGACCACGTACCCGGCGACACCGACGATCAGCCCGAGGAGCAGCGGATTGGTGGTCCGGGAGGCGGCGGTGGCGAGCCCGAGGGCCCACAGCCACCAGGCCCCCGCGTGCAGGGCGTTGCTGCGCCGCGCCTCGGGAGCCCGCCAGCCCGTCCTCTTCTCGTACGTCGCCCCGCGCACCCCCCGACCGGCACGATCCGGGCCGGGCCCGGCCGGGGGTGCGTGCGTACCCGCGGCGCCGTGCGTCATCGCCCGCGGCGGCGGGACTGCCAGACGGCGGCCGCGGCGAGGGCGATCACGGCCGCGATGCCCGCGACCAGCCCCGCGGAGGGGCCGGAGCCCCCGCCGGCGGGCGCCGCGTCGGCGTTCGCCGGACCGGAGGACGCCGTGGGGGAAGCCGCCGGGGCTTTGGACCCGGAGTCCTCGATCGGCTCGCCGCAGCCCGTCCTCGGATAGCCGGAGATCCCGCACAGCAGGGCCGCACCGTTGTAGCGCAGCGGCTTCGCCACCGCTGCCAGTGCCTCGGCGGCGGTGGCCTCCGGGGCGACCTGGACGCAGGCGGTGCGCGGGGCCTCCTGCGGTGGGCGCTCGCCGCCGGGCGCGTCCTCGGGGACCCCGAAGTCGACGACCAGGGCGACCCGCTTCCTGCCGTCGGCGGCGGCGGTGCCCGCGCAGACGGCCTCGAAGTCGGCGGCGGCGCGCGGCCGGGCCGCCTCGGCCGCCGCGTCCTTGCTGACCGAGAAACGGAAGCCGAGGACCGTGCCGTCCGCGGGCCGGGCCGTCGAGGGGCCCTGGGTGGCGTACGCCCAGTTGCCGCCCGCACCGTCCCAGAACGACCAGTAGCGGTAGCCCGCCGCGAGGGCGGGGGAGGCGGCGATCAGGGTCAGCAGCAGGCCCAGGAGCACGGCGGCCGCGGTGCGCGGACGGCGGATCACAGCTGGTTCTTCTTCCGGCGGCCGCTCAGCAGGATGCCGATGCCCATGCCGGCCGCGGCGCCCGCGCCGACGATCCACCAGATGTTCTGGTTGCCGGAACCGTTGCCGCCGTCGCTCTCGACCTTCTTCGGCTCGGTGTCGGCCGCCTGCGGGGCGGGGCCCGTGGCGTTCAGCGCGCCGACCAGGTCGGCGGAGCCGAAGGCCTTCGGGTCGGTGCCGGTGGCGTGTGCGACGAGGACCAGGGTGCCCAGCGCCGCCGGGTTGCCCTTGGACCAGTCGGCGGAGTTGTTCTTCAGCCACTCCAGCGCGCCCGCCGCCGCCTGCCGGTGGCCGGCCGCGGCCAGGGCGATCACGGCGTCGGCGGTGTTGCCGGTGTCGGCGGTGGGCTGGTCGGCGCCCGGGGTGACGGCCGTGAGGTGGCCGTCCTTCTTCAGGGCCTCGGCGAGGTGGCCGGCCGCGCCCTGCGCGGCGCCCGCCGGGTCGGTGGCGCCCGCCGGGCAGGGCAGCGCGGCGGCGGGGGTGTCCGTGGCGGCGGGGTCGACGACCGCGCCCTTGCCGAGACCGGCCAGCACGGCGGCGGCCGTGGCGTCGGCGTTGGCGGGGAGCTTGCCGTCGGCGGCCTGGTAGCCGAAGGCGCCGCGGTCGGCGGCCGGCTCGGCGGAGCAGCCCAGCTGGAAGGCGAGCAGGCCGTCGTAGGCGGACTTGCCCGCCTTCGACTTGACCTCGGCCGGCTTCTCGCCCGCCACCGCGAGCGCGCTGACCACGATCGAGGTGGAGCTGCCCTCGCTGGGGGAGCCCGGGACGTAGGCCCAGCCGCCGTCCTCGTTCTGGACGGACTTCAGCCAGTCCACGCCCTTCTTGACCGCCGCGTCCTTCCCGCCGATCGCCTTCAGCGCCTGCA
Protein-coding sequences here:
- a CDS encoding energy-coupling factor transporter transmembrane protein EcfT, whose product is MRGATYEKRTGWRAPEARRSNALHAGAWWLWALGLATAASRTTNPLLLGLIVGVAGYVVAVRRTAAPWARSYGAFVRLGLFVIGLRLLFSVLLGSPLPGAHVLVTLPELPLPGWAQGIRLGGRVTAEQLVFAFYDGAKLAALLICVGAANALANPARLLKSLPAALYEVGVAVVVAMTFAPNMVADVARLRTARRLRGRPTGGVKAVLQIGLPVLEGALERSVAVAASMDARGYGRTARVPAAVRHTTNALTLGGLLGMCAGTYGLLAAEGAAYGLPVLGIGLVLALAGLRLGGRRSVRTRYRPDRWGARAWLVAGSGAAVAALLVRAASLDPEGLRPGVVPLVAPTLPLWPAAAVLIGLLPAFVAPVPSEESAQ
- a CDS encoding SCO2322 family protein, which codes for MRRPRTAAAVLLGLLLTLIAASPALAAGYRYWSFWDGAGGNWAYATQGPSTARPADGTVLGFRFSVSKDAAAEAARPRAAADFEAVCAGTAAADGRKRVALVVDFGVPEDAPGGERPPQEAPRTACVQVAPEATAAEALAAVAKPLRYNGAALLCGISGYPRTGCGEPIEDSGSKAPAASPTASSGPANADAAPAGGGSGPSAGLVAGIAAVIALAAAAVWQSRRRGR
- a CDS encoding prenyltransferase/squalene oxidase repeat-containing protein, which gives rise to MNVRRSAAALAASAVLCVGAAPAALADTAPPSPSAPPVVPSGLFGKADPTYDGVWRQSIALLAQQTAGEKPAAQAVDWLTGQQCANGGFASFRADASKACDATTVFDTNATAIAVQALKAIGGKDAAVKKGVDWLKSVQNEDGGWAYVPGSPSEGSSTSIVVSALAVAGEKPAEVKSKAGKSAYDGLLAFQLGCSAEPAADRGAFGYQAADGKLPANADATAAAVLAGLGKGAVVDPAATDTPAAALPCPAGATDPAGAAQGAAGHLAEALKKDGHLTAVTPGADQPTADTGNTADAVIALAAAGHRQAAAGALEWLKNNSADWSKGNPAALGTLVLVAHATGTDPKAFGSADLVGALNATGPAPQAADTEPKKVESDGGNGSGNQNIWWIVGAGAAAGMGIGILLSGRRKKNQL